The Malus sylvestris chromosome 12, drMalSylv7.2, whole genome shotgun sequence genome contains a region encoding:
- the LOC126592776 gene encoding uncharacterized protein LOC126592776: MGVLQLFDGGSDSENDDVPQLKINEDFARRYEHNKKREELQRYEELKKRGLVADPSDASDSEPDFESDDDYVHVANSKKRELEFLDGLLKVKKHDPILKNKDVVLFNSDGAEIIGNNGGEGEGRAKNRRKMYLKDVNAKHLIEDGPELAEEDDKNIGKNSKVYNEEQERIRREFLQAAATEEDDDGEFLVEKNKNAAGDDDGDSVDNDQYEKALDECFPESDENAMFLKKFFKDQLWKEDKDPELKEEDLEMVSEDEMEIERQEEYEHRFQENAGDRIMGHSRQVEGSVRKKVKARKEQRKSKEERMEIARLEREEELRHLKNLKKKENDEKVKKIMEIAGLKEGEVSTFNPKELEKEFDPQEYDRMMKKAFGEKYYQAEDADLEHYSDMDKDDDEIEKPDFDREDELLGLPKGWDTVGSGDGFLAAREKALKRKKENVGDHEEEEEEEEEEDEVEEEGEEEVEEEEEEEVEEEEEEEDEEEEEEEGKMSEEDKQEKKRKLALLERAKKEMMDEYYKLDYEDTIGDLKTRFKYAKIKPNRYGLTTAEILAMDEKELNQYVSLKKLAPYTEKEWKVPNNKRMEIKQKAKEIFRQGNVGNKKNRKKLRISEAAKGSSLSKGAAGQSSMAAPEHGKEQVGDSNGDKKESRSARRRRLQAARKLPASRLMAYGVVPVKSKKKGKH, encoded by the coding sequence CAGGTACGAACACAACAAGAAGCGGGAGGAGCTCCAGCGCTATGAGGAACTGAAGAAGCGAGGCCTCGTGGCTGACCCCTCCGATGCTTCAGACTCTGAACCGGATTTTGAATCGGACGACGACTACGTCCATGTCGCCAATTCCAAGAAGAGAGAATTGGAGTTTTTGGATGGTCTGCTCAAGGTGAAAAAGCATGACCCTATCTTGAAAAACAAAGatgttgttttgtttaattCTGATGGGGCTGAAATTATCGGAAACAAtggaggagagggagagggaaggGCGAAGAATAGGAGGAAGATGTACTTGAAAGATGTTAACGCTAAGCATTTGATCGAGGACGGCCCGGAACTGGCGGAGGAGGATGACAAGAACATTGGTAAAAACAGTAAGGTCTACAACGAAGAGCAAGAGCGGATAAGGAGAGAATTCTTACAGGCCGCCGCAACCGAGGAGGATGATGATGGTGAGTTTTTGGTAGAGAAGAATAAGAATGCTGCGGGGGATGATGATGGTGATAGTGTTGATAATGATCAGTATGAGAAGGCATTGGATGAGTGTTTCCCCGAATCTGATGAAAATGCTATGTTTCTCAAGAAGTTCTTTAAGGATCAGCTGTGGAAGGAGGATAAGGATCCCGAGTTAAAGGAGGAGGATTTGGAGATGGTGTCTGAGGATGAGATGGAGATCGAAAGGCAGGAGGAGTATGAGCACAGGTTCCAGGAGAATGCAGGTGATCGGATTATGGGGCATTCCAGGCAAGTTGAGGGGTCGGTGAGGAAGAAGGTCAAGGCGAGGAAGGAGCAGAGGAAGAGCAAGGAGGAGAGGATGGAGATTGCAAGGTTGGAGAGGGAGGAGGAGTTGAGGcatttgaagaatttgaagaagaaggagaatgacgAGAAGGTTAAGAAGATAATGGAGATTGCGGGACTTAAGGAGGGCGAGGTGTCTACATTTAATCCAAAGGAGTTGGAGAAGGAATTTGATCCACAAGAGTATGATAGGATGATGAAGAAGGCTTTTGGTGAGAAGTATTATCAGGCAGAGGATGCTGACTTAGAGCATTATAGTGATATGGACAAGGATGATGATGAGATTGAGAAACCGGACTTTGATAGGGAGGATGAGTTGCTTGGGCTTCCTAAAGGTTGGGATACTGTTGGTTCTGGTGACGGGTTCTTAGCTGCAAGGGAGAAGGCTTTGAAGCGGAAAAAGGAAAATGTTGGTGACcatgaggaagaggaagaggaagaggaagaggaagacgaAGTGGAAGAGGAAGGggaagaggaagtggaagaggaagaagaagaggaagtggaagaggaagaggaagaggaagatgaagaggaagaggaagaggaaggaaaAATGAGTGAGGAAGATAAACAAGAGAAAAAGCGTAAATTAGCTTTATTGGAGAGAGCTAAGAAGGAGATGATGGATGAATACTATAAGTTGGATTATGAGGATACAATTGGAGACTTGAAGACCAGATTCAAGTATGctaaaataaaacctaatagATATGGCTTGACTACTGCTGAGATATTAGCGATGGATGAAAAGGAGTTGAATCAATATGTGTCTTTAAAGAAGCTTGCCCCTTATACAGAGAAAGAGTGGAAGGTACCAAACAACAAGAGAATGGAGATAAAGCAGAAAGCTAAGGAGATTTTCAGACAAGGAAATGTGGGTAATAAAAAGAATCGCAAGAAGCTGAGAATAAGTGAAGCAGCTAAGGGTTCAAGCTTATCAAAGGGTGCCGCAGGGCAATCATCAATGGCTGCCCCGGAACATGGGAAAGAACAAGTAGGGGACTCAAATGGTGATAAAAAAGAATCCAGGAGTGCTAGAAGAAGGCGTCTCCAAGCTGCACGAAAATTACCAGCTTCTAGGCTCATGGCATATGGGGTGGTACCTGTAAAATCTAAGAAAAAAGGGAAGCACTGA